TCCCATCACGGATGATCGTCAGTGAGAGCGGACCATCTGATTTGATTAATGCTGTTTTGATGTCAACGAACCCTTTAATATCGGAATCATTGATTTTCGTGATGACATCACCTGTTTTCAGTTTAGCTGCGGCAGCCGGACTGTTTGGTTCGACCGACATGACGACGACACCTGTTTTCTGACTATCTGGTAGTTTAACTTGATCTTTTAGATAACCAGCAGGGAACGCCGCGACGTCTTGCAAGGAGACACCAAGTGTCGGATGTTCGACTTTACCGTTTGTCTCCAGTTGTTTGAGGATTGGCAACGCATCATCGATTGGGATGCTGAAGCCAACTCCTTCGACACCAGACTCGGCAATTTTCATCGAGTTGATTCCGACGAGTTGTCCTTGTTCATTGATCAAGGCACCACCCGAGTTTCCGGGGTTGATGGCAGCATCGGTCTGGATGACCGTCGTATTGAAGTCGTCCTGTCCATCACTATTCGTATCGACCGGGACAGTTCGGTCTTTTGAACTGACGATTCCGCGTGTGACGGAGTTTTGGAATTCACCGAGCGGGTTACCAATTGCAAGAACGGTCTGACCTGCTTTTAAGTCAGCCGATTTTCCGATCGTGATGACGCCAGGAACGTCGCTTGCGTCCACTTCAAGCACAGCCAAGTCATATGTTTCATCGCTACCGAGCAATTTTGCTGAGAGCGTCTTGCCGTCATTCAACGTCACATCAAGTTTTGATGCACCATCAACGACGTGATGGTTCGTAATGATGTATGCTTTTCCATCTTCTTTCTTATAGATGACACCAGATCCTGAACCAGCCGCCGCTTCTTGTTGCGACATCGAATTGCCTGCTTGATAGTTTGTCACGGTCACGACGGATTTTTGAGCGGTAGCGACTGCGTTCGTCACAGGGTCACTTGTCGTCGTCGAGACTTGTTTTGGCATGCCATTTGATAACGGTGTATCTGCAACTTGCTGTTCTTGATCGAGTAGAATCGGAAAGGCGACCGTAGCCGTCAAGACTGCGCCGATGATGCCTCCAGTTAATCCAGGTAAAAGTGCTTTTGTTTTTCCAGCCATAAGTCATCATTCCTCTCTGTGTGATTTCTGACTTCATCATAGCAAATGTAGCAACCTCTTTCCTGATTACGGGAGACATTCCGAAATGACTCATCATTCCCCATAATTCGACGACAATTTCTAAAAGTTGAGATAATCAGGTCGTTTCGATACACTGAAGCTGTCTCGAACATATATTTCATTAACAGAAAGAGAGTGTGAAACATAATGCTATTACGTCTAGTGTATGGAGCAGGATTATTGTTTGCGGGAGTTGGTCATTTCCGCAATGAAAAAGGGTTCGTCAGCATCATGCCGTCATTCATTCCGTTCAAGCGCTTTTTCGTCCAAGTGACGGGTGTCATCGAAATCGCTTACGGGATCATGTTGTTGACAGGAAAAGGTGTACATCTCGTTCGCAAAACACTTCCTGCCTTCTTATATGCTGTCTTACCCGCAAACGTCAACATGGCAGTCAATCCGAAGCCGATTAACGGAAAACGTCTTCCGTCTTGGTTGCTTTGGACACGGTTGCCGCTTCAGTGGGGACTTGTTTCACTTGCGAAACGCTTGAAATGAATCGGAACAAAAAGCCGCCCAAATGGCGGCTTTTATTGTTAGAAACGTTTGTTGACAGCGAGTAAGGAAGCTTTCGCGATTTCTTCATAGGTAGAGTCGTTCGGGTGGAATTGGTCACTCGACAAATCACGTTTGACGTCGCGGACGAGGTTGAATGTGTCGATGATTTCGACATCGTACTCGATACCGAGCGTCCGTGATTTGGCATTCCACTCTTGAACGATTGCGTCGAACGCTTCACCATTTTCCGTCGCACGGAAAGGATTATAGAGACCGACGTAGAAGATGACAGCATCCGGATTTTGTTCTCGTAGGATACTGAATGTCTTTTTCAAGTTTGTTTGTGCCGCCGTGACGGTTTCGGCTGTCTTCTTCGCATTGAAGTTCGCGACGCCTTCACCACGGTTGAACAAGTCATTCCCGCCAATCGTCACCGAGATGACTTTTGCTTGTTTGATTGAGCGTAATACTTCTTTTTGTTCTAGTTGTTTCAGTAAATCTTCCGTCCGAGCACC
This window of the Exiguobacterium acetylicum genome carries:
- a CDS encoding S1C family serine protease, which translates into the protein MAGKTKALLPGLTGGIIGAVLTATVAFPILLDQEQQVADTPLSNGMPKQVSTTTSDPVTNAVATAQKSVVTVTNYQAGNSMSQQEAAAGSGSGVIYKKEDGKAYIITNHHVVDGASKLDVTLNDGKTLSAKLLGSDETYDLAVLEVDASDVPGVITIGKSADLKAGQTVLAIGNPLGEFQNSVTRGIVSSKDRTVPVDTNSDGQDDFNTTVIQTDAAINPGNSGGALINEQGQLVGINSMKIAESGVEGVGFSIPIDDALPILKQLETNGKVEHPTLGVSLQDVAAFPAGYLKDQVKLPDSQKTGVVVMSVEPNSPAAAAKLKTGDVITKINDSDIKGFVDIKTALIKSDGPLSLTIIRDGKQMTVETKTTTTDQL
- a CDS encoding DoxX family protein: MLLRLVYGAGLLFAGVGHFRNEKGFVSIMPSFIPFKRFFVQVTGVIEIAYGIMLLTGKGVHLVRKTLPAFLYAVLPANVNMAVNPKPINGKRLPSWLLWTRLPLQWGLVSLAKRLK
- a CDS encoding SGNH/GDSL hydrolase family protein; the protein is MKRLRWPLFLTVSLVLTAIFGYGFVSAYSDVVNPPKRAVLTPTKEEPVKKGGTYVALGDSLTRGVGASNGNSYAAIVGRDLVKDDTVERFQNLAVSGARTEDLLKQLEQKEVLRSIKQAKVISVTIGGNDLFNRGEGVANFNAKKTAETVTAAQTNLKKTFSILREQNPDAVIFYVGLYNPFRATENGEAFDAIVQEWNAKSRTLGIEYDVEIIDTFNLVRDVKRDLSSDQFHPNDSTYEEIAKASLLAVNKRF